One Methylocaldum marinum DNA window includes the following coding sequences:
- a CDS encoding Mu transposase C-terminal domain-containing protein — protein sequence MASDTLPIAEQGVATLPDAAWAQARHRTEIIGPLAALEVVGHEAADAAAQALGLSRRQVYVLIRRARQGAGLVTDLVPGQSGGGKGKGRLPEPVERIIREQLQKRFLTKQKRSLAAFHREVAQACKTHKLRVPARNTVALRIATLDPLKTMRRREGQDASRDLQGVGGVPPAVTLPLEQIQIDHTVIDLIVVDEGDRQPIGRPYLTVAIDVFTRCVLGMVVTLEAPSAVSVGLCLAHSACDKRPWLEGLNVEMDWPMSGKPRLLYLDNAAEFKSEALRRGCEQHGIQLDYRPPGQPHYGGIVERIIGTAMQMIHDELPGTTFSNPSQRGEYASEKMAALTLRELERWLALAVGTYHGSVHNGLLQPPAARWAEAVARVGVPVVVTRATAFLVDFLPIIRRTLTRTGFVIDHIHYYADALKPWIARRDRLPAFLIRRDPRDISRIWVLEPEGQHYLEIPYRTLSHPAVTLWEQRQALTKLRQQGREQVDESALFRMIGQMREIVTTAQKATRKARRDADRRQHLKASPPPDKPIPPKTDVADPHADNLPPAKPFDQIEEW from the coding sequence ATGGCGTCAGACACATTACCAATTGCCGAGCAAGGCGTGGCCACCCTGCCCGATGCGGCATGGGCGCAGGCCCGGCACCGGACCGAAATCATCGGGCCGCTGGCAGCGCTTGAAGTGGTTGGGCATGAAGCCGCCGATGCCGCTGCTCAAGCGCTGGGCCTATCCAGGCGGCAGGTGTATGTCCTGATCCGGCGTGCCCGGCAAGGTGCTGGGCTTGTGACGGACCTGGTTCCCGGCCAGTCCGGCGGCGGGAAAGGCAAGGGGCGCTTGCCGGAGCCGGTCGAGCGCATCATTCGCGAGCAGCTGCAAAAGCGCTTCCTGACCAAGCAGAAGCGCAGCCTGGCAGCGTTCCACCGCGAGGTCGCGCAGGCATGCAAAACGCACAAACTGCGGGTGCCGGCGCGCAACACCGTGGCGCTGCGGATAGCCACCCTCGATCCACTCAAAACCATGCGCCGCCGGGAAGGCCAGGATGCCTCCCGCGACCTGCAAGGTGTCGGCGGCGTCCCGCCGGCAGTCACCTTGCCGCTGGAACAGATACAGATCGACCACACGGTCATTGACCTGATCGTGGTGGACGAGGGCGACCGGCAACCGATTGGCCGCCCGTATCTGACCGTCGCCATCGATGTGTTCACCCGCTGCGTGCTCGGCATGGTGGTCACGCTGGAGGCGCCGTCCGCCGTTTCGGTCGGCCTGTGCCTCGCGCACTCTGCCTGCGACAAGCGTCCCTGGCTGGAGGGGCTCAATGTAGAAATGGATTGGCCGATGAGCGGCAAGCCCAGGCTGCTCTACCTGGACAACGCGGCCGAGTTCAAAAGCGAGGCCCTGCGCCGTGGCTGCGAGCAGCATGGCATCCAATTGGACTATCGTCCGCCCGGGCAGCCCCACTACGGCGGCATCGTGGAACGGATCATCGGCACGGCGATGCAAATGATTCACGACGAATTGCCGGGAACGACCTTCTCCAACCCCAGCCAGCGCGGGGAGTACGCCTCTGAGAAGATGGCTGCTCTGACGTTGCGCGAGTTGGAGCGCTGGCTCGCCTTGGCGGTCGGCACCTATCACGGCTCCGTGCATAACGGCCTGCTCCAACCGCCGGCCGCGCGCTGGGCCGAGGCGGTAGCGCGTGTCGGCGTGCCGGTCGTCGTCACTCGCGCTACGGCTTTCCTGGTCGATTTTCTGCCGATCATCCGCCGCACGCTGACCCGCACCGGCTTTGTCATCGACCACATTCACTACTACGCCGATGCGCTCAAACCGTGGATCGCACGACGCGACCGCTTGCCCGCTTTCCTGATCCGGCGTGACCCCCGCGACATCAGCCGTATCTGGGTGCTGGAACCGGAGGGGCAGCATTACCTGGAAATCCCCTACCGTACCTTGTCGCACCCGGCTGTCACCCTCTGGGAACAACGGCAGGCGCTGACGAAATTGCGGCAGCAGGGACGCGAACAGGTGGATGAGTCGGCGCTGTTCCGCATGATCGGGCAGATGCGCGAGATCGTGACCACCGCACAGAAGGCCACGCGCAAGGCGCGGCGTGAC
- a CDS encoding LemA family protein: protein MRKLILALVFVHLLLLSGCGYNTLQQQDEQIKASWSEVLNQYQRRADLVPNLVNVVKGYAGHEREVLTQVTEARSRVGSVQATPELLNDAQAFSRFQAAQGELSSALSRLMAVAENYPQLKADTLFRDLQAQLEGTENRITVARNRYIAAVQDYNVTVRSFPTNITARVFGMAVKPNFAVENEREISRPPAVDFGMPAPAPAPAQ, encoded by the coding sequence ATGCGCAAGTTGATTTTGGCCCTGGTTTTCGTACACCTGCTCTTGCTGAGCGGATGCGGATACAACACCTTGCAGCAGCAGGACGAACAGATCAAGGCGAGTTGGTCGGAGGTTTTGAACCAGTATCAGCGCCGGGCCGATCTGGTGCCCAATCTGGTCAACGTGGTGAAGGGGTACGCCGGGCACGAGCGGGAGGTGCTGACCCAGGTGACCGAGGCGCGTTCCAGGGTGGGGTCGGTTCAGGCCACGCCGGAGCTCTTGAACGATGCGCAGGCATTTTCCCGGTTCCAGGCGGCTCAGGGCGAATTATCCAGCGCATTGTCGCGCTTGATGGCGGTGGCGGAGAACTATCCGCAGCTCAAGGCGGACACTTTGTTCCGCGATCTGCAGGCGCAGCTGGAGGGGACGGAAAACCGCATCACCGTGGCGCGCAATCGTTATATCGCGGCGGTACAGGACTATAACGTCACGGTCCGCTCTTTCCCCACCAACATCACGGCGCGGGTTTTCGGCATGGCCGTCAAGCCGAACTTCGCGGTGGAGAACGAACGGGAAATCTCCCGGCCGCCCGCGGTCGATTTCGGCATGCCGGCCCCGGCGCCCGCTCCGGCCCAATAG
- a CDS encoding TPM domain-containing protein translates to MISNMLPVWIFAMLLALVGFDVKAEVAVPPLQARVTDLTGTLKADERAGLESRLAAFEGEKGSQIAVLLVPTTEPETIEQYSIRVADAWKLGRKGIDDGVLILLAKQDRTVRIEVGRGLEGAIPDAVANRIVEDVMIPFFKRGDFYGGLSEGIDSLFALIRGEPLPEPARGERTPNSDWGGLFGLSILGGIFGGRILRFLFGPLLGGLIAGAGAGVLVALFGLPILFSLFVGFFVFMAVFGGIGRVGPGGWYGGPGGFGGSSGGGGFRGGGGGFSGGGASGRW, encoded by the coding sequence GTGATTTCGAATATGCTGCCGGTCTGGATTTTTGCCATGCTTCTGGCGCTGGTCGGGTTCGATGTTAAGGCGGAAGTGGCGGTACCGCCGCTCCAGGCGCGCGTGACCGATCTGACCGGAACCCTGAAGGCGGACGAAAGAGCGGGGCTGGAAAGCCGGTTGGCGGCGTTCGAGGGGGAAAAAGGCAGCCAGATCGCGGTCCTGCTGGTGCCCACCACCGAGCCCGAGACCATCGAGCAATATTCCATTCGTGTCGCCGATGCCTGGAAGCTGGGGCGCAAAGGGATCGACGACGGCGTCCTGATCCTCCTGGCCAAGCAGGACCGGACCGTCAGGATCGAGGTCGGGCGCGGGCTCGAGGGCGCTATTCCCGATGCCGTCGCCAACCGGATCGTGGAGGATGTGATGATTCCGTTTTTCAAGCGCGGCGATTTCTACGGCGGCTTGTCCGAAGGCATCGACAGCCTTTTCGCCCTGATTCGCGGGGAGCCTCTGCCCGAACCTGCTCGTGGTGAGAGGACTCCGAATTCGGATTGGGGCGGTCTCTTTGGGCTTTCGATCCTCGGCGGCATCTTCGGCGGCCGGATCCTCCGATTTCTGTTCGGGCCGCTTTTGGGCGGACTCATCGCCGGAGCGGGCGCCGGAGTGTTGGTCGCGCTTTTCGGTCTGCCGATCCTTTTTTCCCTGTTCGTCGGCTTCTTCGTCTTCATGGCGGTGTTCGGCGGCATCGGCCGGGTAGGACCCGGCGGTTGGTACGGCGGGCCCGGCGGATTCGGCGGCTCCTCCGGAGGGGGAGGATTCAGAGGAGGCGGCGGCGGTTTCAGCGGCGGCGGAGCTTCGGGGCGCTGGTGA
- a CDS encoding TPM domain-containing protein: MFKQFGRILKHLCYGPWRLRRVLPPHTLEAVTEAIRESETNHGGEIRVAVEIALDWRRLLRRETPRERALEVFSDLRVWDTERNNGVLIYLLLADRDVEIVADRGIDRLVGAEAWEQICHEMEAAFRKGEFEAGILAGVRAVGTYLERHFPGPDPHGDELANRPVIIDD, encoded by the coding sequence ATGTTCAAGCAATTCGGTCGTATCCTGAAGCATCTGTGTTACGGTCCCTGGCGGCTCCGGCGGGTTCTGCCGCCGCACACGCTTGAAGCCGTTACCGAGGCGATCCGCGAGAGCGAGACGAACCACGGCGGAGAAATCCGCGTCGCCGTCGAAATTGCGCTTGATTGGCGACGGCTGCTGCGGCGCGAGACGCCGCGGGAAAGAGCCTTGGAAGTGTTTTCCGACCTCCGCGTCTGGGACACGGAACGGAATAACGGCGTATTGATTTACCTGCTGCTCGCGGACAGGGACGTTGAAATCGTCGCCGACCGCGGCATCGACCGGCTGGTCGGAGCGGAAGCCTGGGAGCAAATCTGTCACGAGATGGAAGCGGCTTTTCGGAAAGGCGAGTTCGAAGCGGGTATCCTGGCCGGCGTTCGCGCCGTGGGCACCTACCTGGAACGGCACTTTCCGGGCCCGGATCCGCACGGTGACGAACTCGCCAATCGTCCGGTCATCATCGACGATTGA
- a CDS encoding helicase HerA-like domain-containing protein produces MTEALLIAKGRSSLSLLPSMANRHGLISGATGTGKTVTLQVLAEHFSRIGVPVFLSDIKGDLSGLSQPGETSPKLAERLSSLGIEDHAFGGFPVVFWDVFGEQGHPARATISEMGPLLLARMLNLNETQEGVLHLVFKIGDDSGLLLLDLKDLRAMLQFVGENAGQFTTSYGNISAASIGAIQRGLIALESQGGDRLFGEPSLNIDDLMQTAPDGRGVINILAADKLMQAPKVYAAFLLWLLSELFEHLPEVGDRDKPKLVFFFDEAHLLFDDAPDILLDRIEQVVRLIRSKGVGVYFVTQNPLDVPDKVLGQLGNRVQHALRAFTPRDQKAVRAAAETMRDNPELDEKTVITELGVGEALVSLLDEKGRPHIVERGFILPPQSRIGPTDAARRKQLIEESPIAGYYEKAVDRESAYEMLKARAAEDLRQGTEEVGRPAPGSAAGSIFDTLGSILGTSSRRKSKQRESAMEAFAKSAARSIGSELGRQLLRGVLGSLSGRQK; encoded by the coding sequence ATGACCGAAGCATTGTTGATTGCCAAAGGCCGGAGTTCCCTTTCCCTGCTGCCGTCCATGGCCAACCGTCACGGCCTGATCAGCGGCGCGACCGGTACCGGCAAGACCGTTACGCTGCAAGTGTTGGCGGAGCATTTCAGCCGCATCGGCGTGCCGGTGTTTTTGTCGGACATCAAGGGCGATTTGTCAGGGCTGAGCCAGCCCGGGGAAACCAGCCCGAAACTGGCCGAGCGCCTTTCCTCGCTCGGTATCGAAGATCATGCGTTCGGAGGGTTTCCGGTGGTTTTTTGGGATGTCTTCGGCGAACAGGGACATCCGGCGCGGGCGACGATTTCCGAGATGGGACCCTTGCTGCTGGCGCGCATGCTCAATCTGAACGAAACCCAGGAAGGCGTGCTGCACCTGGTGTTCAAAATCGGGGATGATAGTGGATTGCTGCTGCTCGATCTCAAGGATTTGCGTGCAATGCTCCAGTTCGTCGGCGAAAACGCGGGGCAATTCACAACCTCGTACGGCAATATCTCGGCGGCCAGCATCGGCGCCATACAGCGCGGTCTGATAGCCCTGGAAAGCCAGGGCGGAGACCGGCTGTTCGGCGAGCCCTCCCTGAACATCGACGATCTGATGCAAACCGCGCCGGACGGGCGGGGCGTGATAAACATTCTTGCCGCAGACAAACTCATGCAGGCGCCGAAAGTTTATGCCGCGTTTCTGCTCTGGCTGCTGTCGGAGCTGTTCGAACATTTGCCGGAAGTGGGCGATCGCGACAAACCCAAGTTGGTGTTCTTCTTCGACGAGGCGCATTTACTGTTCGACGACGCGCCCGATATCTTGCTCGACAGGATCGAGCAAGTGGTGCGCCTGATCCGCTCCAAGGGCGTGGGGGTTTATTTCGTGACCCAGAACCCTCTCGACGTGCCGGACAAGGTTTTGGGTCAGCTCGGCAACCGCGTTCAGCACGCACTCAGGGCCTTCACACCGCGCGACCAGAAAGCGGTCCGTGCGGCGGCGGAAACCATGCGCGACAATCCGGAACTGGACGAGAAAACCGTCATTACCGAGCTGGGCGTGGGCGAGGCTCTGGTCTCGCTACTCGATGAAAAAGGCCGCCCGCATATCGTCGAGCGAGGCTTCATTCTGCCCCCGCAGAGCCGGATCGGCCCGACTGATGCGGCCCGGCGAAAACAACTCATCGAGGAGTCGCCCATCGCCGGATATTACGAAAAGGCCGTGGACCGGGAGTCGGCTTACGAAATGCTCAAAGCGCGTGCGGCCGAGGATCTCCGGCAAGGGACCGAAGAAGTCGGCCGTCCTGCTCCCGGTTCGGCAGCCGGGAGCATTTTCGATACGCTCGGCAGCATCTTGGGCACTTCTTCTCGGCGCAAGAGCAAACAGCGCGAATCCGCCATGGAAGCCTTCGCCAAGAGCGCCGCCCGCAGCATAGGCAGCGAACTCGGCCGCCAGCTTCTGCGGGGCGTGTTGGGATCTTTGAGCGGAAGACAAAAGTAG
- a CDS encoding cation-translocating P-type ATPase encodes MKIHHLQPEQALRSLHAGREGLSETEAARRLREYGANRLTEFERKSVTLRFAGQFTHFFAILLWLAATLAFFGDWKAPGEGMDTLGFAILGVIIVNGLFSFWQEYRAERAIAALQKLLPLKVKIVREGSVRLAEAADIVPGDTILLQEGDNVPADCRVLEAFALRVNNATVTGEALPQARDAQPSVTDELIHARNVLLAGAAVVSGEGRAVVFHTGMHTEFGRIAHLTQAAGEAVSPLQKEIVRLSRLVGMLAVSLGIGFFFIGRAAGLSFWQDFIFAIGIIVANVPEGLLPTVTLSLAMATQRMARRNALVRHLPSVETLGSATVICTDKTGTLTRNRMAARRIFLDNEIRCPEDIDERMATDYPGLWECARNCQNLKETVRDGKRDLLGDPMEIALVRMAERFLDDTAVYPKLDEVPFDTERKRLSILSRTPAGNLLYTKGALETVLPLCSDVEIGKRTVPLTEEIRRRFIDAQETLAEHGFRILAFAHRQISDGFDRDRLEENLTLTGLVGLEDPPRPEVPAAIEKCLQAGIKVIMVTGDHPHTARAIAREIGLLASDHPYVITGDDLRRLSNTQLQLALDKEDIIFARLGADQKMRIVEALQRKGHVVAVTGDGVNDAPALKTADIGIAMGIAGTDVAKESADMILLDDNFASIVSAIEEGRAVFGNIRKFMSYILTSNIPELVPYLAFALFSIPLPLTIIQILAVDLGTDMVPALGLGADRPDPECMKNPPRSAREKLLRWPLLTHAYLFLGVLEALAAMAAFFYVLQAAGWQYGRSLARDDPTYLRATTACLSAIIVMQIVNVFLCKHPNRSLFRSPLFNNRLILIGIVLEIGLILFIDYTPWGNRIFGTTPIAPDVWLFTLPFALGMLFMEELRKGVSRMTGTP; translated from the coding sequence ATGAAAATCCATCACCTTCAACCGGAGCAAGCCTTGCGAAGCCTGCACGCCGGACGCGAAGGGCTCAGTGAAACCGAAGCCGCCCGCCGCCTCCGGGAATACGGCGCCAATCGGCTGACCGAATTCGAACGGAAATCCGTCACGTTGCGCTTCGCCGGGCAATTCACTCATTTTTTCGCGATCCTCCTTTGGCTCGCCGCGACCCTGGCGTTCTTCGGGGACTGGAAAGCGCCCGGCGAAGGTATGGACACCCTGGGTTTCGCCATCCTCGGCGTGATCATCGTCAACGGACTGTTCTCATTTTGGCAGGAATACCGGGCCGAACGGGCCATCGCCGCGCTGCAAAAGCTCTTGCCGTTAAAGGTCAAGATTGTGCGGGAAGGCAGCGTGCGGCTTGCAGAAGCTGCCGACATCGTGCCGGGCGACACGATCCTGCTGCAGGAAGGCGATAACGTCCCCGCCGACTGCCGGGTGCTCGAAGCTTTCGCCCTGAGGGTGAACAACGCTACCGTAACCGGCGAAGCGCTACCCCAGGCCCGAGACGCGCAACCCTCGGTGACCGACGAGCTGATTCACGCGCGCAACGTGCTGCTGGCGGGCGCAGCCGTGGTGTCCGGAGAAGGCCGGGCGGTCGTCTTCCACACCGGCATGCACACCGAATTCGGGAGGATCGCCCATCTCACTCAAGCCGCAGGCGAAGCCGTGTCCCCCCTACAAAAAGAGATCGTTCGCCTGAGCCGGCTGGTCGGCATGCTGGCCGTCTCGCTGGGCATCGGCTTCTTTTTCATCGGCCGGGCAGCCGGGCTGTCGTTCTGGCAGGATTTCATCTTCGCCATCGGCATCATCGTTGCGAACGTCCCGGAAGGCTTGCTGCCCACCGTCACCCTCTCCCTCGCCATGGCCACCCAGCGCATGGCCAGACGCAATGCCCTGGTGAGACATCTGCCTTCGGTCGAAACGCTGGGTTCGGCCACGGTCATCTGCACCGACAAGACCGGTACCCTGACCCGGAATCGCATGGCCGCGAGACGAATCTTTCTCGACAACGAAATTCGATGTCCGGAGGATATCGACGAACGGATGGCGACAGACTACCCGGGGCTCTGGGAGTGTGCGCGCAACTGTCAGAACCTGAAAGAAACGGTCCGCGACGGAAAGCGGGACCTGCTCGGCGACCCCATGGAGATTGCGCTGGTGCGGATGGCGGAACGGTTCCTGGACGACACCGCGGTTTACCCGAAACTCGACGAAGTCCCGTTCGACACCGAGCGGAAGCGCCTTTCGATTCTGAGCCGCACGCCGGCCGGAAACCTGTTGTACACGAAAGGCGCCCTGGAAACCGTACTGCCGCTGTGCTCCGACGTGGAGATCGGCAAGCGGACCGTGCCGCTGACCGAGGAGATACGCCGCCGCTTCATCGACGCCCAGGAAACCTTGGCGGAACACGGATTTCGCATCCTCGCCTTTGCCCATCGCCAAATCTCGGATGGCTTCGATCGCGATCGGTTGGAGGAAAACCTCACGCTGACCGGGCTGGTGGGCCTCGAAGATCCGCCCCGTCCCGAAGTGCCGGCCGCCATCGAGAAATGCCTGCAAGCAGGCATCAAGGTCATCATGGTCACCGGCGACCATCCCCACACCGCCAGGGCCATCGCACGGGAAATCGGCCTGCTCGCGAGCGATCACCCCTACGTCATTACCGGCGACGATCTCCGGCGGCTGTCGAATACACAGCTCCAGCTCGCTCTCGACAAAGAGGACATCATCTTCGCCCGGCTCGGCGCCGACCAGAAAATGCGCATCGTCGAGGCTTTGCAACGCAAGGGGCACGTGGTGGCGGTGACCGGAGACGGCGTCAACGACGCTCCGGCGCTCAAAACCGCCGACATCGGCATCGCCATGGGCATCGCCGGAACCGATGTCGCCAAGGAATCCGCCGACATGATCCTCCTGGACGACAATTTCGCCAGCATCGTCAGCGCCATCGAAGAAGGACGGGCGGTGTTCGGCAATATCCGCAAGTTCATGTCCTATATCCTCACGTCGAACATTCCCGAACTCGTGCCTTATCTGGCTTTCGCTCTGTTCAGCATTCCCCTGCCCCTGACCATCATCCAGATTCTGGCGGTCGACCTCGGCACCGACATGGTGCCGGCGCTGGGCTTGGGCGCGGATCGTCCGGACCCGGAGTGCATGAAGAATCCGCCCCGATCGGCCAGGGAAAAACTCCTCCGGTGGCCGCTGCTGACACACGCCTACCTCTTCCTCGGAGTCCTCGAAGCCCTCGCCGCCATGGCGGCGTTTTTCTACGTGCTCCAGGCTGCCGGCTGGCAATACGGCCGGAGCCTGGCGCGCGACGACCCGACGTATCTCCGGGCCACCACAGCCTGCTTGTCGGCCATTATCGTCATGCAGATCGTGAACGTCTTTCTGTGCAAGCATCCGAACCGGTCCCTGTTCCGCTCTCCCCTTTTCAATAACCGTTTGATCCTGATCGGCATCGTGCTGGAAATCGGCCTGATCCTTTTCATCGATTACACGCCTTGGGGCAACCGGATCTTCGGCACCACGCCGATAGCGCCGGACGTCTGGCTGTTTACCCTGCCGTTTGCGCTGGGAATGCTGTTCATGGAGGAATTGAGGAAAGGTGTGAGCAGAATGACGGGAACACCCTGA